The nucleotide sequence TGCTATTTACTAACGAGCATGGTGAAGTGTGTCCTGCTGGTTGGCAAAAAGGTGATGAAGGTATGAAAGCAGACACTGCTGGTGTTGCTGAATATCTTGCAAAACACGAAGGCGATCTATAAGACCTTAGTATATTCCCATCTTCAGAGATGGGTGTATACATAAGGCTATAGAGTGATAGCTTTATGTATACATTGAAAGGAAAACTATGACAGATTATGTAAATCTACTTAAAAAGAGTGGACTAAAAGCTACATTTCAACGTATGAATATATTAGAAAAGATAGAAGCGTATGGGCATATGTCCATCGATGCTATCTATGCAGAGGTCATTAAAACACATCCATCTCTTTCACTTGCAACGGTGTATAAAAATATTGTTTTAATGGTGGAGAAGGGTGTACTTGTAGAAGTGCCTATCACAGGCAAAAAGTCCAAATATGAGCTTTTAAAAGAGGATCATATCCACTTGGTCTGTACGGAGTGTGGTGAAGTAGAAGACAAACCGCAGCATACAGTTGCAGATGAACTCTTTACTTCTATCACAAAGAAAGAGAACTTTACCATAAGTAAACAACAGATCAATCTTTACGGCGTGTGTAGTCACTGTACAGAAGAAGTTGCTTAAGGGGTGCAGGTTTGAGTATCTCAAACCTATAACCCTTTATTTGAATAATGCTGAACCGATCCTCACTAAATTCGACCCACATTTTATAGCCAATTCATAATCACCGCTCATACCCATAGAACAGATACTCGCACCCTCTTTTTTCAGTTTCTCATAGATACCGTATGTGCTTTCAAAACTTTGCTGTATCAGTTTGGTGTCATCACTGTGTGCGCCTATGGTCATCACACCTTTGAGATTGATCTGAGGACAGGTCTCTTTGATCGTTTGGTAGATATCCACAGCTTCTTCAGGGGGTACGCCTGATTTCGTTGCTTCATTGGCTGCATTGATCTGAAGCAGGCAGTGCATCTTTGTCTCTTTTGCCAAGAGTTTTTTGTTCAGTTCTGCTGCGAGCTCTATACTGTCAAGTGATTGCATCAGTGTAGGACGCAAGTCAATCAGATTGTTGATCTTGTTCTTTTGGAGCGAACCGATCAGATGCCATTCAAGTGGTAGGTCCTCGAGCGCATGCATACGTTCTTTAAGCTGTTGTACCTGATTTTCACCAAAAGCTCTCTGTCCCAGTTCATAGAGTGTGGCAATATTTTCAAGCTCTGTATATTTGGCCACAGTGACCAGTTTTACAATGTGGTGTTCACTCACTGTGATACGTGCTTGTTCTATGTTCCAGATCACTTCATCCAGGTTTGCTCTTAAGTGTTCTTTGTCCAATATCATACTTATTATCCTTTGCTAATGAATTGCCTGATCGGCTATGCTACACTTTGACTGTTTTGGTTTTTATCCCCAAAGTCTATTGATATCATTATACAATCCTAACATCATAAGAGAGATGAGTATAGCCCAGCCTACCAATGTGATGACATACATCACCTTTTCGCTCGCAGTTCTACCTGTAAGCATCTCATAGAGGTTGAACATAATGTGCCCACCGTCCAGTGCAGGTATAGGCAGCAGGTTCAATACGCCCAGGTTCACTGAAATGAGGGCGGTAAAAAAGAAAAGTGCGAGTATCCCCGCAGCGCTCGCTTCAGCTGTGACATCTACAATGGTGATGATACCACCGAGCTTGTCTGTACCAACCACTCCGGTGATCAGTTTTTCTACACTCTGTACGATGAGCAAAGAGGCTTTCTTTGTCTCATCCCATGCATACCCCAAACCATCTATCAATCCAAAGTGGACCGTTGTTTGTTTTCCTAAAGGACTGATCCCGATGATACGTCTGGTGATCTTCTCTCCAAAGATATTCTTGTCCTCTATCACCTTTGGTGCCAGTTGCAGTGTGATCAGTTGTTCTTCACGTTCTACGATAAGCGTGATGTCACCTTTGTCACCGTTGATGTTTTCACCGATCTCTTCCCAGTACTTGATATTGTGGGTATTGACCTGAACAATCCTGTCCTCTTTGGTTAAACCTGCTTTGAATGCAGGCGTCTCTTTTCCTACTTCACCGACATAAGGCAACAGCTTGGGAACACCGATGTTCGCAATAGCAAAATAAAGCAGAAAGGCCAGCAGGAAATTGGCAAACGGTCCGGCCAATAAAATAATGATACGCTGCCATGGTTTTTTCACATTGTAGGAATCTTTGTCGTATGAGACCGCAGTAGGATCCGTGTCATCCTGACCTTTCATTTTGACATACCCGCCAAGCGGTATCGCAGAGAGACTCCACTGCGTTTTTCCTATCATCCTGGAGTAGAGTTTTTTACCAAAACCTATACTGAAGACATCCACCTGTACGCCAAAAAAACGTGCTGCTGTAAAGTGTCCAAGCTCATGAAAAAAGATCAGTACCGACAAGACTAAAAGTGCGACTATGATGCCCATAAAATTCCTCTATGCAAATATATTGCATTATATCCAAGTGTAGTAAAAAATTGATATAGATTAAAACTATAATGAAAAATTTTGCTAAAATAAATGGGAAGGATGAAAAGATGAATGAAAATAAGAGTGTGTCAGAAGAAATGATAGAAGAGATTGATAATGATGCTTCAGAGGGGCTGGGCGAGATTGACGATACACCTTTGGAAATGGGAGAAGAAACCATAGGACTCCATGAAGATGACACGCCTGAAATGACAGAGGGACCGGTATCAGATCCTGTCTTTCCGGGAAAAGCTAATAAACATACCAAAACCATGCATCTTGTAGAAAAAACAAAAAAAATGCTTAAAGAAGTAGATGATCGGGAAGAAGCCTGCAAACGTCTGCTTGAAAAGGATGTACAAGAGTATGAGGATGCCAGAGCACGACTTAAAGCGGGTGGCCTTGATGCCTGTACAGTATTAGTAAAAAAATTGGGCTATCAGACAGATAATGATGATCTTGAAGAGAAGAGAACAGTTGTATTCACTTCAAAAAAAATGTTCAAACCCTTAGTTTTCAGAGATATTCCAAGCGGTAGATTCACAGGGTTGCTCTACGCTTTACTCGGAGGGATTGCTACAGTCATAGGATTGGTCTATCTGGCAACAGTAAAATTGGACATGACACTGAATATGACAAGAATGCCTTCAGAAGATGAGACACAAAGTATACTGGCCTGGTTCAGTACACTTTTAGGACAACATGAAGATGTGAATATCGGTGCAGGTGTATTAGGTTTTTCAGTGCTTTTGGTCATGATCCTTATCTATATCGTTCGTGTAAGGTTGAAAAAAAGAAGCAATCTTCACCTCGCAGTGAAACAATTCGTAGAAGCAGAGATTTACAGAGAGAAAAAAGAAAATTGCAAAGTTGAAACAGACAAAATAGATAGGCATATCAAAGATACGATAGGAGTATTTAGAACCTATGAAGTACTCTTGAACGAACAAAAAGGAAAACTGGAACGTATCCACTATGTGGAAGGGGAGAGAGAGAAGAGTATAGAGTATCATCATAGATCCTATAAAGAGATACGCGAAACCAAAGAACTGATACGGGCGATAAGGGAGTATATGAATAGTCCTATAGTAGAAGAAGGAAAACTGTCTGAGAAAAGCGTACTGCTTTTACAGCATGCAAAAGATCAGGCCGATATAATGATTAAACGGTTTTATTAATGTACATCGAGACCTTCAGAGAGATCGGTTCGTATAATGACTTTCAATGATGTGTTCCGAAAATCTTTTATACCTACGACACACTTTTGTAATTTTCTTTAAATAGATCCAAATAGCAAAATGATTAAAAATTAACCATACCGCTGATGCTATAGGATTGTATAGTAGGATATACTATCCGTACAAGACATGACATGAGGTTTTAAAATCTCATATACGCTAACAAGATATCTAGGGTTCCGGCAGAATATTCTGTGTCTGGTCCGAGAGTTATCGGCCTCTTGAGTAGAGGTTACACGGAGGGATAAAAGCCCGGGAGATTTATTATCTCGTGCCGTGTTTTAAACTTATACTCAAAGGACACTCCAATGAAACACTTCTTCAAATCTACATCTAAATTCTTAGTTGCCACTACATTAATTATGAGTCTCAGTACATCATCACTCATGGCAGAGGTAAAAGATAAATTCCAAGTATCATGGACCATTTATGTCGGTTGGATGCCGTGGGATTATGCCCAGCAAAAAGGTATCGTTGACAAATGGGCTAAAAAATACGATATCGAGATCGACCTGATCCAGGTGAACGACTATATTGAATCGATCAACCAATACAGTGCCGGTAAATTTGACGGTTGTCTCATGACGAATATG is from Sulfurovum sp. TSL1 and encodes:
- a CDS encoding Fur family transcriptional regulator encodes the protein MTDYVNLLKKSGLKATFQRMNILEKIEAYGHMSIDAIYAEVIKTHPSLSLATVYKNIVLMVEKGVLVEVPITGKKSKYELLKEDHIHLVCTECGEVEDKPQHTVADELFTSITKKENFTISKQQINLYGVCSHCTEEVA
- a CDS encoding YggS family pyridoxal phosphate-dependent enzyme, encoding MILDKEHLRANLDEVIWNIEQARITVSEHHIVKLVTVAKYTELENIATLYELGQRAFGENQVQQLKERMHALEDLPLEWHLIGSLQKNKINNLIDLRPTLMQSLDSIELAAELNKKLLAKETKMHCLLQINAANEATKSGVPPEEAVDIYQTIKETCPQINLKGVMTIGAHSDDTKLIQQSFESTYGIYEKLKKEGASICSMGMSGDYELAIKCGSNLVRIGSALFK
- the rseP gene encoding RIP metalloprotease RseP, translated to MGIIVALLVLSVLIFFHELGHFTAARFFGVQVDVFSIGFGKKLYSRMIGKTQWSLSAIPLGGYVKMKGQDDTDPTAVSYDKDSYNVKKPWQRIIILLAGPFANFLLAFLLYFAIANIGVPKLLPYVGEVGKETPAFKAGLTKEDRIVQVNTHNIKYWEEIGENINGDKGDITLIVEREEQLITLQLAPKVIEDKNIFGEKITRRIIGISPLGKQTTVHFGLIDGLGYAWDETKKASLLIVQSVEKLITGVVGTDKLGGIITIVDVTAEASAAGILALFFFTALISVNLGVLNLLPIPALDGGHIMFNLYEMLTGRTASEKVMYVITLVGWAILISLMMLGLYNDINRLWG